Proteins from one Nicotiana tabacum cultivar K326 chromosome 23, ASM71507v2, whole genome shotgun sequence genomic window:
- the LOC142177046 gene encoding uncharacterized protein LOC142177046 → MSASIGKNAGESETVDCEVFEICREITIDKEWDTNASKKALVAWDKLCRPKSTGGPNITDMSVWNKAALLKHLWNICKKKDKLWIQWVHAYYIKGRVPWTVKAKQASWIVHKILHAVKYLDEAGLEKAKVLTTRTYTIRTIYNQLRGEFPKASWRRLIYNNKGCPKWIFIFYLALQERLYTKDRFSKWGIQVNQTCPLCDHEMEDHQHLFFTCKYSTDIWGKLLAWQGIARQVYGWEEEVEWATKHVTGKGSKAEVYRISMAGAVYHLWIERNRGIFQQERRSSGDITRQVIQEVHCRGYMQIRMRKEMQYLKFYSYNE, encoded by the exons ATGTCAGCCTCTATTGGAAAAAATGCTGGGGAGAGTGAAACAGTAGACTGTGAAGTGTTTGAGATATGCAGGGAGATTACAATTGATAAAGAGT GGGATACAAATGCAAGTAAGAAAGCTCTGGTGGCGTGGGACAAATTGTGCAGACCTAAATCAACAGGGGGACCCAACATCACTGATATGAGTGTGTGGAACAAAGCTGCCTTGCTGAAACACTTATGGAATATATGCAAAAAGAAGGATAAATTATGGATACAATGGGTGCATGCATACTATATAAAAGGGAGGGTTCCTTGGACAGTGAAAGCGAAGCAAGCCTCATGGATAGTACATAAGATATTACATGCTGTAAAGTATCTGGATGAGGCTGGTTTGGAGAAAGCAAAGGTTCTAACAACAAGAACATACACCATCAGAACCATCTATAACCAATTGCGAGGAGAGTTTCCAAAAGCAAGCTGGAGAAGATTGATCTATAATAACAAAGGCTGTCCGAAATGGATATTCATATTCTACCTAGCACTTCAGGAAAGATTATATACCAAAGACAGATTTAGTAAATGGGGGATACAAGTTAACCAAACATGTCCCTTGTGTGATCATGAGATGGAGGATCATCAACATCTCTTCTTTACTTGTAAATACTCAACAGACATATGGGGGAAATTACTAGCATGGCAGGGGATCGCAAGGCAGGTATATGGTTGGGAGGAAGAAGTTGAGTGGGCCACAAAACATGTAACTGGTAAGGGATCAAAAGCTGAGGTTTATAGAATTAGTATGGCAGGAGCAGTGTATCATTTGTGGATAGAAAGGAATCGCGGAATCTTTCAACAAGAGAGGAGAAGCAGTGGAGACATCACAAGACAAGTAATTCAAGAAGTACATTGTAGAGGCTATATGCAAATACGAATGAGAAAAGAAATGCAATACTTAAAGTTTTACTCATATAATGAATGA